From the Exiguobacterium marinum DSM 16307 genome, the window ACTACATATCGTTTCTTAAAATTTAAATAATACAGGCCGTTCCGCTTTTCGAATCCATTTCGCAAAAGGACTTGTTGCATCTCTTGTTGGTGAGGACTCGTTGGTGGAATGCCAGCGCGGACGGTCTGTCCGTCTAATAACTCCGAATCTAGTAAGGCAAGACGTAGCCCTTCAGTCGCATACCCTTTATTTTTATACGGATCAAACACCATCAGGTCGAGTTGATATACTCTAGCAAGCTTGAGCAACAATACTTTACCGACAAGTTCGTCGTCGACCATCAAATCATAATAAAAGTCTTCTCCATAGCTGTGCTCTTTTGCGTGATAGAGTTGTTCTGTCCCCATCTCTTCAAAGATGCCTTTCAACTCTTCGGCAGAAACACCATATGAGTTTTCTCCGTATTTTTGAAAGTGTTCATATTCGATCTCATCAATTTGGCGAATAGGTTGACGCACGATGTTCATCCCGTGCCCTCCTTAACTAGTAGTTCAATATCTGTCTGCGCTTATTATAAACGAATCTACTCATGAAGCGCAAAAGATAACCGAACGTCATATCGGTTCAATATGAATATGAACCGAGTCGACAGCATGTTGTTCATCCAGTTTCCGTTCGATTTCGTCACACAATTCATGAGCCGAATCCACCGTCAAATCCCCATCAACTGCAATTGTCACGTCGAGCATCACGTGATTCCCTAAATGTCGTCCTTTGATTTCACGGACTTCTTTCACCCGTTCGAACTGTTCGATTGTCTCCTCATATGATTCCACAAGATGTGGCGGGAACCCATCTGAGAGTTGATGTGTGGCATCTAAGAAGATTTGTATCGCTGTGCGGATAATCATACCGGCAATGACAACTGCCAAAACCGTGTCCATCCAAGGGAGCTGAAAATATGCGAATAGAACACCGAGTGTTGCCCCAATCGAAATCATCGCATCTGCCAAGTTATCTTTCGCCGCTGCCTTTAGCGCCAGTGATTTTGTTTTCTTCGAAAGATTCAAATTGAAGCGATATACAGCGAACATGACGAGCGCACTGACTAACGCGACGACGGCTGCTAATGGGTTCGGTTCTGCATATTCTCCTCCGATTAAGTTAGACAGGCTATTGAAGAATACAAAGATACCGACTGCAACCATGATCAATGAAGCAACCAACGCCGAGATTGTTTCCATCTTCGCGTGTCCGTATTTATGTTCAGCGTCTCGAGGAAAAGCCGCAACCCGAATTCCGATATATACGGCGACCGACGCGATAATATCTGTCGTATTGTTGAATCCATCGGCTAGCACAGCCTCAGATTCATATAGATAACCAAAAAATACTTTTACTATAGATAAGATCAAATAGGTTGTGATCGATACAATCGCTCCTTTGAGCGCTTTTGGTGGATGATTTGTCGTTTCCATCCCCCCACCTCCTTTTTAGCTCAGTTAGTATAGCAGGTGAACTTCATGTGGGGATAGAGAAACAATGTTTCTTACAGCCAAAATAAATGGAATAAATTCCCGGTAGTTTCGTTTAACAAATTTTATGGTAAAGTAAACAGGAAGAGACCTTAGGGTTAAACCGTAAAAAGAGGTGAAACAAATGTTTACAGAACGAGATGGAATCAAATTAAGATTGGAACAAATTGACAGATTACTCGTCGATTTGAATCGCGAGGCGAAGCAATTGATGGCACGCCTTCGCGAGTTAGATGCCTCTGGAGAAAATCCGCATGAAGTATCCTTGAAACCTGAAGAACGAGATACGTTGAAATCATCAATCGATGAGACGCTTGAAGCACTGCAAAGCCGTTCAAAGCGTCCGGTGAACGTGAACGATGAGAAGAAGAAAGAACTTGCTTCTCATAAAGCACTTATCGATGAACTATCAGACTTACTCAGTAAGAAAAAATGAGACGCAGCGGCGTCTCATTTTTTATGGAGGAGCTAGTAACATGTATATCGTAACCACCTGTTTACGCCCGACAGACGAAGTTTTGTCTCGGGCGCATAGATATGCTGCAGAGTACAAGTTGAAGTTTGTCGATCGACGCAAACATTCGATTGATGAGCTGAAGAAACGCCATCACCAAGATGTACTTGTATTTGATAAACGACGCGTCGAATACACACCACTGCACAGTACAGAACCATTCTTTTTTCATCCTTCTAGCTCGGTCTTTCGAGTGAAACAACTTAGTCGTGGTGGAACAGATCCACTCATTGATGCATTACAAGCTAAACCGGGTGATCGAATGTTAGATTGTACGCTCGGTCTGGGATCGGACAGCATCGTCATGAGCCATGCAGTCGGCACAACAGGAAAAATGGTCGGAATCGAAAGTCAATTTATCACGGCGCAACTCGTTCGAGAAGGCATGGCCGTTTGGGTAGAAAAAGATGAGCATGTGACTGAGGCGATGCGCCGCATTGAGGTCGTTCACGCCAATTCACTCGACTATTTGAAAACGTGTGCGGAAAATTCGTTTGATTGTATTTACTTTGATCCGATGTTTGAAAAAACGATTTCAGAATCGGTTCATTTGAACCCACTTCGCTCGATCGCTGACACTTCTCCTCTCACTCAAGAGTTGATTGCAGAAGCAAAACGAGTAGCCAAGAAACGAATTGTCTTGAAGGCGCATTTTGAGAGCGATACCTTTGAACGCTATGGTTTCACTCATATAAAACGTAAAACGTCGAAGTTCCATTACGGATATATCGACTTGGAGTCTAAGTCTATTTAGTTCATATTGACTAAATAGGTCATTAGACTCCTTTTTTGTTTATTATTTTCTGAATATTGACATTAATCAGACACAAAAGGTACATTTACATCAAGCTCACACATTTTCCCATTATCTATTTACAGGAGGTTCACACAAATGAAAAAACGTTCTATTCGTCGAACGACACTCGCGGCTCTCATGACTTCTGCCATGACAGTCAGTATCGTTCCGGCTGCAGGTGCTGCCCCTTTAGCGGTTGCGCCACCCGGTCCGGCAACGAGCGAACTCGCTCCGTTCGACCACAACATTATCGACGAAGACCGTCTCGCGAAAGCGCTCGAGAAACGGGGCGTCATCAAAAAGGGGTTATCTGCATCTGAACGTATGAAAGCGGTCGACGCATATATCTCGAAAAAGCAAGGTGCAGCAAAAGATCCACATAAGCATGATGAAAAACTGAATGAAAAGGCTTCAAAAGCAAAAGAGAAGGTACATACTCAATTCGAAAAAGAAACAGAACGAATTCTCGACAAAGCGAAAAAAGGACAAGCGAACTATCGAAAAGGAAAACCAAATGGTCAAGTAAAAGTATCCCCTGCACAACAGTCTGCATACAACGGAGCTGTTCGTGAAGACAAAGTCCTCGTCCTTCTCGTCGAGTATAGCGACTTCAAACACAACAACATCATCCAAGAACCGGGCTATATGTATAGTGATAATTTCAGTAAAGAACATTACGAGAACTATATGTTTGGTGACAAGTCATTCGAACTCTTCAATGGAGAGAAAGTCCGGACGTTCAAACAGTATTATGAAGAACAATCAGGTGGAAGCTACACAGTTGATGGTGAAGTTTCTGAATGGTTGACCGTTCCAGGGACTGCGAAAGACTATGGGGCGGACAAAGGTGATGGTGGACACGATAACGTCGGGCCTGGTCCACGTCAACTCGTCAAAGATGCGTTGAATGCAGCGGTCGCATCTGGTATCGACCTCGCAGAGCACGACCAATATGACCTTTACGACTTAGATGGAGACGGCGATTTCAACGAGCCGGACGGTCTCGTCGATCACTTGATGATTATCCACGCAGGTACTGGTCAAGAAGCTGGTGGCGGTGCGCTTGGTGACGATGCGGTTTGGTCACACCGCTGGGTTCTCGACGGTGTATATCCAGTAGCCGACACAGAAGCTACAGTTCCTTACTGGGGCGGAAAAATGGCTGCGTACGATTATACGATTCAACCTGAAGATGGCGCAGTCGGAGTCTTCGCACACGAATTTGGACATGATCTCGGTCTTCCAGATGAGTACGATACGCAGTACACAGGTCAAGGTGAGCCGGTACAGTCATGGTCTATCATGAGTGGCGGTAGCTGGGCCGGTAAAGTCGCAGGTACGGAACCGACAAGCTTCTCACCACAAAACAAAGAGTACTTCCAAAAAATCATGGGTGGAAACTGGGCGAACATCACAGAAGTCGACCTTGAAGACATCAACTCACAAGGGTTCGTCTCACAACTCGACCAGTCTGTGACGAAATCAAACAACCCAGGCATCGTCAAAGTCAACCTTCCTGATAAGAAGATAAAAGGAATCGAACCAGCTTATGGCGATCGCTATTACTACTCGACAAAGGGTGACGACATCCACACAGAGATGGCGACACCAAGTGTGAAACTCGGTGCTGACGGAGTCCTCACATTCGATTCATTCTATGAAGTCGAATCTGACTATGATTACTTGTACATTAAAGCCCTCAGCGGTGGTCAAGAAGTCGTTCTCGATGTATTCGGTGACGACGTCAACGGTGCAAACGAAGCAGGTTACCCTGCTGAGACGACGAACGGTGCATGGGTCAACAAATCATACGACCTCTCACAATTTGCTGGACAAGATGTTCAAATCGTCTTTGAATACGTGACAGACGGCGGCGTCGCGATGAAAGGCTTCGCAGTCGACAACTTGTCAATCAAATCAGAATCAACAACGCTCTTCGCAGATGATGCGGAAGGCGCTGAAGCCGTCACTCTCGATGGATTCGTTTCTTCAGACGGATACGATTCAAAACCACACTACTACTACCTCGAGTGGCGTAACCATGCCGGGTCGGATATGGGTCTTCTCAACGGCCGTGGCGTGAAATACAACACAGGTCTAGTCGTATGGTACGGTGATGACTCGTATACAGACAACTGGGTCGGTGTCCACCCTGGTGAAGGCTTCCTCGGTGTCGTCGATTCACATCCACAAGCGCTTATCGGTAACTTGAATGGACAACAGACAGTGACAGGTAGCACACGTTACCAAATCGCTGACGCTGCATTCAGTCTCGATAAGACGCTCGCTTGGTATATCGATTCACCAAGTCGTGGTATCTATGACTACAAAGCACAAGCTGGCGTGAAGCAGTTCAATGATGCGAATTCGTACATCAACTCACTCATTCCAGATGCAGGACGTAAACTCCCGCAATACGGCCTTGTCATTGACGTAGTCGGTGAAGCGAAAGACAACTCTGCAGGTGCTGTGTGGATCCGAACAAAATAAGCATGATTCATCCGACCTCTAGTCTTCGGTTACCGAAGACTAGAGGTCTTATTATTCTGAAAAAGCTTGAAAAAGGCGATTAACCTGTGTAACATAGTGGGTGTAACGCCTCTGTAGGTTAGTGGCAGACCTCAGCAATGGTAATGCTGCAGCACGAGTTCGATTCTCGTCGGAGGCATCAAGAATACCGCTTAACAATGCGGTTTAGGGCACTTCCTGTTTCTTGCAGGAGGTGCTTTCTTTTTGGTGTGGCACAAAAATGGCACAGTTTTCGTTTTTCGGTGTCGCGAGCGCAATTTTGTTGAATCGAAACTTTATTTAACAAATATAGGTATATATACTATAGATGGTACGATAGTTCTGATAATAAGAAAGGGGTAGGAACATGCCTTCGCAATTTCAAATTTTAACAGCAATCGCATTTACAGTCGCTGTCATCGCAGGGATTGCTAGACACGATTATTGGAAAAGAAAAAACGATTACACTGGTAGCGTTGAGGTTAAAAAAAGATACAAACGTACATTACGTAGAATCAATGGAGTGTTAGTCGCTTCAATCCTCTTTGGTTTTGTCTTCACTTTTATGCAACCGGACGAAACTGTTAAGCAAACTGACAAGGTCGAAAGTGAGTCATCAGCCACTCTTGAAGATGATAATGAAGATACAGCTACCGTCGATACTAATTTAGTGATGGACGAACTCACGCCTTTACCAAAAGTTCCTGCTGAATATACAGATCGATACAACGAAGTAAATGAAGTTATTACGCGGACCGACGCCCTTCTCACCCTCATTAAGAAAAATATGAGCGAATGCGATGGACCATGTAGCGACCTCCCTTTGGAAGAAATCCAAGCTCGTTTCGATGCGATGGAAGAATTGATCACCACTTCTCGCAACCAATTACAGAAAGCGTCTGAGATTGTGAATGAGATGGCACTAAAAGACGCGGTCGAGTTACACACGCAAAATTTGTTTGAACTTGAAGAGGACTTGCAGGCAACGGCATATTCACTTGAAACAATGCAACTCTCCGACACTTGGGAGAGTTGGGACGAGCCGGTTGAATATACAGAGAGCACACGTACGAAACGCTTATATAAGATTCAATTAGAAGATACAATTCTACAAGTCGATAGCAGAAGCGAGTTTAATGACACGGTCGCATACACGCAAGATGAAATGAACAGCGCGTTCCACATCACTAGTTATATTGATCGTATGTTATTTGATATTTCCGCTGCGAAAGACTTCTTAAGAACACACGAACCTAGTTATGTTCCTCAATCTATCGAAACTATATTTCAAATCGCAATCAAATACGAGAGCGACTTAAAATATGCGATTGAAAACACAAGGGATGAACGAGTTACGAAAGAATACAGCATCGCACTCGAAAAAACAGAAATCTTATTGGGAGCATTGCAAGGTTATGAAGAATTTACTTCACGATACTCAGCTACTCAATCTGAACAAGATGAACTGATTACGTTACTCTCGGATATGGAATCCTCTTTAACCTTTGAGAAAGGTTATATCGAGTCAGTGATATCAGATTCTCCCCTTACCTACAACTAATTTTGTGCACAGCATTGTGCACACTTACCGCTCATGCACAGGCGAAATCATAGTATTAAACACCAATAACTTACAATAATGACTTACAGAATAGCTCAACCAAGCCATACCTCTCCTGAATATTCTCCCACTAAATCCCAAAATGGAAATGGTAATGCTGAAGCATGAGTTCGATTCTCGTCGGAGGCATCAAGAATACCGCTAAACCAAGCGGTTAAAAGCACCTGCCGAGCTTTTTCTTCGGCCGTCGAGGCCTCAGAAAAAGACAAACGGCCGCCAGATGACGACCGTTTGCGTTGCTCGCCCGACGACGCCTCGACTCCTGCAGGAAAGCGTGGGCGCCAAAAAGGCGAGCGATATTATTCATGTTAGTCAACAAGCTGTACTTCCTGAATGTTTCAGGAGGTACTTTTTGATTGCTGGTACACATCAACGAGAACTTCTTCATCCCCCCTCACCTTGACATCATTTCCGTTCCTCTATAAACTTGAAAAGTTGAAATTATTGAATAGTTAAAGGAAGGAGCATGATTCATGCTAAACGAATGGTTATGGATTCCTTCCGCCATCCTTACACTCGGTCTTCTCGTCGTTAGCTACAAATTATTTGGTCGGGTCGGACTATACGCTTGGATTGCGATGGCTTCTGTCGTCGCAAATATTCAAGTCACGCAACAGATTGTAATTGGCGGATACATTTTTACGCTCGGTAACATCGTCTACGGTTCGCTTTACTTAGCGACGGACATTTTGAATGAAAAATACGGGCGAGCAGTTGCCCGAAAAGGGGTATGGCTCGGATTTTTCATTTTGATCGTCTCAACGGTACTCATGCAGTACGCCCTTTTGTATGAACCGTTTGAAGAGGCGCTCTTCATGCACGAGAGTTTTGAGGCACTCTTCTCGATGCTACCATTGATCACACTCGGTAGCCTTGCCGCCTATTTAGTCTCTCAGTTGTTCGATGTCTTCGTCTATTCGAAAATTCGCGCAAAAACGGGCGAGAAAAAGCTATGGCTCCGGACAACCGGTTCGACCGTATTATCTCAATTGATTGATACGTTCACGTTCTGTATTATCGCTTTCTGGGGGATGGAATGGGACATTTGGTGGAATATCTTTATCACGACGTACGTGGCGAAGTTTGTAATTGCATGGATGGCTACACCATTCATGTATTATGCAAAACGGACAAATCCACAAGACGAAACAAAACAAGATGCTGCATAAGAAATGCCGTAACTTCTCGTTTGAAGTTACGGCATTTCTTCATGGTCGTTCGATTTGGATACGCACAGCATAAGGCCGAGCGGCTTCAATCGACGTCTCATCTCGACAAACTGTGATGGCCTTAAACGCATCAATGGCGACCGCCTCGATCGTTTGATCATTCATTTCAACTTCAAGAATGGTATAGACAGGCAAACGCTCAAGTTTAACCCATTCCCCGTTATGTTTTTTTTCGTAGATGACTGGTGATTGAATCGCGTATCGCCGGAGTAAATCATGGACATTCATCTGATCTCCTCCCTGTTCAAAACGTACACTTATTATAGAAAGCGTTTTCACTTTTGTAAAGCAAGTACATAATAATTTTATAAGCATTTCCTCTTCATTTTTAATTATCCAGTACCGATATAACGAGTAGAGAAATGGGGTGAATTGATGCGTTATCGCAGACAGGAAACTTTCCGCTATATACTACCAAATCCGCGTATAATTCCTTACAAACTGATTTGGGGAGACAAAGAATTATATGATGGCGAGGGGCTACTTCTCAATGTAAGTTCTCACGGATTAAAATTACGCTCGGATTATCTTTTTCCACTTTCTAATGACTTACAAGTACATTTTGTCCTCGATCTCGTTCCAACTCTCCAACCGATCGAACTGATTGGATACGTTAAACATCGCAATCAATTGGGAACTCTTTATGACTATGGAATCATGCTTGATATAAAAATGGAAGAAACCCAACAACTCGTCACGATGATTAAAACGTATGCACGTGAAAATAAATGAGAACATGCATGATGCATCTTCTCATTTTTTCGTGTTTACAAAAGAGGGTATACTACAACTATCAATCATTGGCGAGGTGTTCGTATGACTAGAAAATTTTTATTGATTCCATGGGGGGCGGCCATCGCGTTGGCCATCTTAGGTCAGAACGTCCCGTTTGACGGGCGCTTTCTAATCGACTTTTTGACTTATAATACCGATGCGTATGAAGGCTATTCTCTCTCACTCTTTAGTATCTTAGGTGTGTTTCCGTTAGCGATGTTCCCGCTTCTTTGGTCAGAAGTGAATCAGCTGAAGCCGAATCCGCTCATCGCTGCCATCAGTAGTTTTTTCGTAGGTGGCTTCTTACTCGCTCCTTATTTGGCTTTTGCGAGACAATCTCCTTATCCGACCCCGGTCAAACCGCTTCCGACGCGTATCCTTGGTGTCGTGTTGCTATTGGTGACGATCGGACTGTTCATCGCTGCCGCGAATACGGGAAATGTCTCAGAATATTGGTCGTATGTAGAGAATAATCAGTTTGTGCGAACAATGACCGTTGACTTTTTCTTATTGGCGTTCATTCAAATCACATTAATGAATCGGGATGCGAAACGCTATAAGATGAGCCTTTGGCCACTTCCGTACATCCCGCTGTTCGGCTTAATCTTCTGGCTCATCATTCGACATCAGAAACCGTTTAACGAAGCTCCTCCGAAGCGCGAACGTGTTGAAATGCAACATTGATGTCCCGTTTTGTCTCATAAACGGCTATACTAAAAATTAGATTTGTTATAAAGGAGACCATCACATGCGCTATTTTCAGGTCACATCTTATGTGACTGTTAAAAATGAAGTACTCGAATTGAATGAATATGCTAAAGTGCCAAATCAAAAAGTAGATCAATTTTTAAAAGAAACACTAGAGCTTGATCTGTATGATGACCAGGTGACATTGCGTGAATGCGTTGTCGCAAAAGGAAAATGGGAATGTCCCGTCGGTGATTTTATCATCACAGAACATACGGATGAGAAAAAGTTCAATCGTCTACAAAACAGCCGTTCCTCAAAAATGACAAAGTAACCTCTACACCAAAAACCTCCTCGCCGATTCAGACGAGGAGGTTTTATTATACACAGGTAACTTGTTTATTCGTCCGACTCTTCTTCGGGATTTGGGTCAGGGTGTTGTGTCGGAGCCGGCTTCTTAGCCGGGTTCGATTCATCATCTGGAATTGGATCTGGATGTACCCCTGGTTGTGATTCATCTCGTTTCATCGTATCCCTCCTTCGTCGTTACTCCATTTGTTTATCCGTTTTCTACATACATGAAACGTATTAGTGAATGTTTTGATTTCCGATCACTCGTCTTGAGATAGCTTTTTCGATTTCAACGATGACAAACACCACGGCTCCAAATGCCACTGGGTAAATCCAATCTTCCCACGTAAGTGGTGCAGTCCCGAACAGCGTATGCATGAACGGCACGTACGTGATGAACAATTGAAGAGCGATGAGTAAACCTGATACGAGGAAAGCGATCTTATTGTCGAAGAACCGACGATTGAACGCAGGGACCAACTCGGTGCGACAGTTATATAAATGGAACAACTGTGCCATGACGATTGCATTTAAGGTAATTGTCTGTAATTTCTCGGTTGAATAATCGAAATCACCGAGCATGTAATTAATCCACAAACTACCTCCTCCAATCAATATCGACACGAATGTGACACGGAAAATGTAATAGCGACTGAGAAGTGGCACGTTCGCCGGTCGTGGAGGACGCTTCATCGTGCTCTCTTCAAGAGGTTCAAAAGCAATTGCCAGTGATAAGGTAATTGCGACGACCATGTTCACCCATAAAATTTGAACAGGACTGAGTGGTGCTGCTGCCCCAAGCAAGATACTCATCGCAACGAGTAACGCCTGTCCACCGTTTGTAGGGAGTAAGAAGAGGATTGTTTTCTTCAAGTTATCATATACTCGGCGACCTTCACGGACGGCGTTATAGATTGTTTTGAAGTTATCATCGACTAGAACCATCTGAGAGGCTTCTTTTGCGACTTCCGTCCCTTTGATTCCCATCGCCACCCCAATATCTGCACGTTTTAAGGCTGGAGCGTCATTGACGCCGTCTCCAGTCATCGAGGTGATCAACCCGTTCTCTTGTAACCCTTTGACGAGTCGAAGTTTATCGTTCGGGCTCGTTCTCGCGAACACGTCATTATGAACGGACGCCTCTTTGATTTCTTCATCGGACATATCCGTCAATTCGCGGCCTTCGAGCGCTCCTTCAACTTCCATACCGAGCTCTTTTGCGATTGCGACAGCCGTGTCCTTATGGTCACCCGTAATCATTTTAATTCGGATGCCAGCATCACGACACGCGGCAACAGCATCGATCGCCTCTTGTCG encodes:
- a CDS encoding PilZ domain-containing protein, translated to MRYRRQETFRYILPNPRIIPYKLIWGDKELYDGEGLLLNVSSHGLKLRSDYLFPLSNDLQVHFVLDLVPTLQPIELIGYVKHRNQLGTLYDYGIMLDIKMEETQQLVTMIKTYARENK
- a CDS encoding cation diffusion facilitator family transporter — encoded protein: METTNHPPKALKGAIVSITTYLILSIVKVFFGYLYESEAVLADGFNNTTDIIASVAVYIGIRVAAFPRDAEHKYGHAKMETISALVASLIMVAVGIFVFFNSLSNLIGGEYAEPNPLAAVVALVSALVMFAVYRFNLNLSKKTKSLALKAAAKDNLADAMISIGATLGVLFAYFQLPWMDTVLAVVIAGMIIRTAIQIFLDATHQLSDGFPPHLVESYEETIEQFERVKEVREIKGRHLGNHVMLDVTIAVDGDLTVDSAHELCDEIERKLDEQHAVDSVHIHIEPI
- a CDS encoding class I SAM-dependent methyltransferase — protein: MYIVTTCLRPTDEVLSRAHRYAAEYKLKFVDRRKHSIDELKKRHHQDVLVFDKRRVEYTPLHSTEPFFFHPSSSVFRVKQLSRGGTDPLIDALQAKPGDRMLDCTLGLGSDSIVMSHAVGTTGKMVGIESQFITAQLVREGMAVWVEKDEHVTEAMRRIEVVHANSLDYLKTCAENSFDCIYFDPMFEKTISESVHLNPLRSIADTSPLTQELIAEAKRVAKKRIVLKAHFESDTFERYGFTHIKRKTSKFHYGYIDLESKSI
- a CDS encoding immune inhibitor A domain-containing protein, which produces MKKRSIRRTTLAALMTSAMTVSIVPAAGAAPLAVAPPGPATSELAPFDHNIIDEDRLAKALEKRGVIKKGLSASERMKAVDAYISKKQGAAKDPHKHDEKLNEKASKAKEKVHTQFEKETERILDKAKKGQANYRKGKPNGQVKVSPAQQSAYNGAVREDKVLVLLVEYSDFKHNNIIQEPGYMYSDNFSKEHYENYMFGDKSFELFNGEKVRTFKQYYEEQSGGSYTVDGEVSEWLTVPGTAKDYGADKGDGGHDNVGPGPRQLVKDALNAAVASGIDLAEHDQYDLYDLDGDGDFNEPDGLVDHLMIIHAGTGQEAGGGALGDDAVWSHRWVLDGVYPVADTEATVPYWGGKMAAYDYTIQPEDGAVGVFAHEFGHDLGLPDEYDTQYTGQGEPVQSWSIMSGGSWAGKVAGTEPTSFSPQNKEYFQKIMGGNWANITEVDLEDINSQGFVSQLDQSVTKSNNPGIVKVNLPDKKIKGIEPAYGDRYYYSTKGDDIHTEMATPSVKLGADGVLTFDSFYEVESDYDYLYIKALSGGQEVVLDVFGDDVNGANEAGYPAETTNGAWVNKSYDLSQFAGQDVQIVFEYVTDGGVAMKGFAVDNLSIKSESTTLFADDAEGAEAVTLDGFVSSDGYDSKPHYYYLEWRNHAGSDMGLLNGRGVKYNTGLVVWYGDDSYTDNWVGVHPGEGFLGVVDSHPQALIGNLNGQQTVTGSTRYQIADAAFSLDKTLAWYIDSPSRGIYDYKAQAGVKQFNDANSYINSLIPDAGRKLPQYGLVIDVVGEAKDNSAGAVWIRTK
- a CDS encoding GNAT family protein — encoded protein: MNIVRQPIRQIDEIEYEHFQKYGENSYGVSAEELKGIFEEMGTEQLYHAKEHSYGEDFYYDLMVDDELVGKVLLLKLARVYQLDLMVFDPYKNKGYATEGLRLALLDSELLDGQTVRAGIPPTSPHQQEMQQVLLRNGFEKRNGLYYLNFKKRYVVNH
- a CDS encoding queuosine precursor transporter, with translation MLNEWLWIPSAILTLGLLVVSYKLFGRVGLYAWIAMASVVANIQVTQQIVIGGYIFTLGNIVYGSLYLATDILNEKYGRAVARKGVWLGFFILIVSTVLMQYALLYEPFEEALFMHESFEALFSMLPLITLGSLAAYLVSQLFDVFVYSKIRAKTGEKKLWLRTTGSTVLSQLIDTFTFCIIAFWGMEWDIWWNIFITTYVAKFVIAWMATPFMYYAKRTNPQDETKQDAA